Proteins encoded by one window of Thermococcus sp. Bubb.Bath:
- a CDS encoding NifB/NifX family molybdenum-iron cluster-binding protein, with protein sequence MRIAVPTNGRGREDTVAPVFARAPAFYIADVDENGNVVSEKVIQNSGAMAGGGAGPMAVQALINEGVEAIVAPQVGPNALGAIQAAGIRLYQVAPGTPVEEAIKSVVSGGAAQFTAPVPGAPVTPTTPAAPATPVTPVYGPAYPAYPAYGYGFGPGYGWGRGWGRGWGRGRGFGRGRGWGARLGYCPWTGQPSRRTWLSRFFGWW encoded by the coding sequence ATGAGGATCGCCGTTCCAACCAATGGAAGAGGCAGGGAGGACACGGTCGCCCCGGTCTTCGCGAGGGCACCGGCATTTTACATAGCGGACGTTGACGAGAACGGAAACGTCGTCAGCGAGAAGGTTATCCAGAACAGTGGAGCAATGGCCGGTGGAGGAGCAGGCCCAATGGCCGTGCAGGCCCTCATCAACGAGGGCGTTGAGGCGATAGTCGCCCCGCAGGTCGGCCCGAACGCCCTCGGCGCTATACAAGCAGCTGGCATAAGGCTCTACCAGGTTGCCCCTGGAACTCCCGTCGAGGAGGCGATAAAGAGCGTTGTGAGCGGTGGAGCGGCTCAGTTCACGGCACCCGTCCCAGGAGCCCCGGTCACCCCGACAACGCCGGCTGCACCAGCAACGCCAGTGACTCCTGTGTACGGCCCAGCCTACCCTGCTTATCCGGCCTACGGCTACGGTTTCGGCCCCGGATACGGATGGGGAAGAGGCTGGGGTCGCGGATGGGGAAGAGGACGCGGCTTCGGCAGAGGAAGAGGCTGGGGAGCAAGGCTCGGTTACTGCCCATGGACAGGCCAGCCCAGCAGGAGAACCTGGCTTTCAAGGTTCTTTGGCTGGTGGTGA
- the modA gene encoding molybdate ABC transporter substrate-binding protein, translating to MRNAKTLLLVGILVGTLLVAGCISSGNHTTKNSVGEKQFTGQTVVVCSGAGLMKPMNELIGMFENETGAKVEVHYGGSSEIFGILQTTCGCDVFVPGAWYYTQQAAERGYILNDTVQNVTYHIPVIAVPKGNPKGIHSLKDLAKPGVRVVLGDPKGPAIGRVSQKILEKNGLWEKVKPNVVTFTPTVNQLLLYIATGQADAAIIWEDMTTWAQARGKIEVVEIPPDQNIIKTIPTAVTTCARKDGHIEVAKAFSEFIANHTEVWEKWGFKPWKG from the coding sequence ATGCGGAATGCTAAAACCTTGTTGCTCGTGGGGATTTTAGTCGGTACTCTCCTTGTTGCAGGCTGTATCAGCTCGGGGAACCACACAACCAAGAATTCAGTCGGAGAAAAACAGTTCACGGGCCAAACGGTCGTTGTCTGTTCTGGGGCAGGTCTAATGAAGCCGATGAACGAGCTGATAGGGATGTTTGAGAACGAGACTGGCGCTAAAGTCGAAGTGCACTACGGGGGAAGCAGTGAAATCTTTGGCATCCTCCAGACGACCTGTGGATGTGACGTCTTCGTTCCTGGGGCGTGGTACTACACCCAGCAGGCCGCTGAGAGGGGCTACATCCTTAACGACACAGTGCAGAACGTCACCTACCACATTCCGGTCATAGCCGTTCCAAAGGGCAACCCAAAGGGCATCCACTCCCTCAAAGACCTTGCTAAGCCCGGCGTCAGGGTAGTTCTCGGAGACCCAAAGGGGCCGGCAATAGGAAGAGTATCCCAGAAAATCCTCGAAAAGAACGGCCTGTGGGAGAAAGTGAAGCCAAACGTTGTGACGTTCACGCCAACGGTAAACCAGTTGCTCCTCTATATAGCTACGGGCCAGGCCGACGCGGCTATAATCTGGGAGGACATGACGACTTGGGCGCAGGCTAGAGGCAAGATCGAGGTCGTTGAGATACCCCCGGATCAGAACATCATCAAGACCATTCCAACTGCCGTAACCACCTGTGCAAGGAAGGACGGTCACATTGAGGTCGCCAAAGCCTTCAGCGAGTTCATAGCAAACCACACGGAGGTATGGGAAAAGTGGGGGTTCAAGCCATGGAAGGGCTGA
- a CDS encoding ABC transporter permease has protein sequence MEGLNFRNLTISVAFFFTFFLFLAIATLFFLPKPGDVVEAIKSEEMLYSLKLSLITASLSTALVILIGIPIGYALSRFDFLGKSAVKSILDLPMAFPELVLGLALLLLFGRTPIGEALSDVGVRVVFTKLGIVVAQFFTALPYAVRVIYTAFEGISPRYELVARSLGYSEFETFRKVTLPMAKNGLLASTVISFARSMGAFGAVLILAGGSYMNTEILPVTLYLNISYGNLGMAITSGIVLVVVSFIAILLTERLEGGENGAVRG, from the coding sequence ATGGAAGGGCTGAACTTTAGAAATCTAACGATTTCGGTGGCATTCTTTTTTACATTTTTTCTCTTCTTGGCGATAGCGACGCTCTTCTTCCTACCAAAACCCGGGGATGTTGTTGAGGCCATAAAATCAGAGGAAATGCTCTACTCGCTCAAACTGTCCCTGATCACCGCTTCCCTCTCAACCGCTCTCGTTATTCTCATCGGGATACCGATAGGGTACGCCCTCTCACGTTTCGACTTTCTAGGAAAGAGCGCCGTCAAATCAATCCTTGACCTTCCGATGGCATTCCCGGAGCTCGTCCTCGGTCTCGCCCTGCTCCTCCTCTTTGGTAGAACTCCCATTGGAGAGGCCCTAAGCGATGTCGGAGTGAGGGTCGTCTTCACGAAGCTCGGCATAGTTGTTGCCCAGTTCTTCACGGCCCTGCCCTATGCAGTTAGGGTCATCTACACAGCGTTTGAAGGGATAAGCCCGCGCTACGAGCTCGTTGCGAGGAGCCTCGGTTACTCCGAGTTTGAGACCTTCAGGAAAGTTACACTCCCGATGGCAAAGAACGGCCTCCTCGCCTCGACTGTTATATCCTTCGCGCGCTCCATGGGTGCCTTTGGGGCCGTTCTGATCCTCGCGGGCGGGAGCTACATGAACACGGAGATACTGCCGGTCACGCTCTACCTGAACATCTCCTACGGCAACCTCGGCATGGCAATAACAAGCGGAATCGTCCTTGTCGTCGTGTCATTCATCGCGATACTCCTCACCGAGCGGCTGGAGGGTGGTGAGAATGGCGCTGTTAGAGGTTGA
- a CDS encoding ATP-binding cassette domain-containing protein, with translation MALLEVENLSIDLGEFHLRDVSLSVADNDYLTIIGPTGAGKSVLLEAIAGFYPLPKGRVILKGRDITGEPPEKRGMSIVYQDYVLFPHMTVFENIAFGLRKRGLSSAEIEREVRHIAEELHIDHLLHRKPGTLSGGEQQRTALARALVVRPRVLLMDEPFSALDAKTREKLRSLVKAVIAEYGTTVLHVTHDFEDVFALAKHVAVMKDGRIVQFGTPEEVFSRPAGEFIADFVRTNLLRGEAIRREDGLTSIRVGNVILRTIDDAEGEVTLSLRPEDIILAREPAECSARNIVPVLVRSMERRGHLIWLDLSSDEISLRAVITPNAAELLNIKPGEGFYAMFKAGALRVIK, from the coding sequence ATGGCGCTGTTAGAGGTTGAGAACCTCAGCATCGACCTCGGGGAGTTTCACCTCAGGGACGTTTCGCTCTCAGTCGCTGATAACGACTACCTGACCATCATAGGGCCGACGGGGGCAGGAAAATCCGTCCTGCTCGAGGCAATAGCTGGCTTTTACCCGCTCCCAAAGGGGCGAGTTATACTTAAGGGCAGGGACATAACAGGGGAGCCGCCGGAGAAGAGGGGGATGAGCATCGTCTACCAAGACTACGTCCTATTCCCACACATGACGGTGTTTGAAAACATAGCATTTGGCCTCAGGAAGAGGGGACTCTCCAGCGCGGAAATCGAGAGGGAGGTAAGGCACATAGCTGAGGAGCTCCATATAGACCACCTGCTCCACAGGAAGCCGGGGACGCTTAGCGGCGGGGAGCAACAGAGAACTGCCCTCGCGAGGGCTCTCGTCGTCAGGCCCAGGGTTCTCCTCATGGACGAGCCGTTCTCGGCCCTTGATGCCAAAACGCGTGAGAAGCTCCGCTCCCTTGTGAAGGCCGTCATAGCAGAGTATGGAACGACGGTTCTCCATGTCACCCATGACTTCGAGGACGTCTTTGCCCTGGCGAAGCACGTGGCGGTCATGAAGGACGGAAGGATCGTCCAGTTCGGAACACCAGAAGAGGTCTTCTCAAGGCCCGCTGGCGAGTTCATAGCAGACTTTGTCAGAACCAACCTACTCCGGGGGGAGGCCATTAGAAGGGAGGACGGACTTACTTCAATCAGGGTTGGAAACGTCATCCTCCGCACCATTGACGATGCAGAGGGGGAAGTAACGCTTTCCCTCAGGCCGGAAGATATAATACTGGCAAGGGAGCCCGCTGAGTGCTCCGCCCGGAACATCGTTCCTGTTCTCGTTAGATCAATGGAACGGCGCGGTCACCTCATCTGGCTTGACCTCTCCTCCGATGAAATATCCCTCCGCGCAGTCATAACGCCGAACGCGGCCGAGCTCCTCAATATAAAGCCTGGTGAGGGGTTCTACGCCATGTTCAAAGCGGGTGCCCTGAGGGTGATAAAATGA
- a CDS encoding nicotinate-nucleotide pyrophosphorylase has protein sequence MNPARLFELYLDEDCPYFDETCELLGIEGKGTMEVISREKGIATCTEELSSFLSSLGLNVRFLPSGSEFDTGSTLLQAEGDLKTLFKVWRVSQTFLSITCAIATETRKLVEKARKVNPDVIIATTRKAHPGMRYFEIKAVRIGGGEVHRNSLSDSVLITQNHLQVVSPLGKLKSMKKIEIEPRTAEEAVKYSAVADLLLLDHFTLDELEALVPRLRKLNPKLEIAVAGDINEENVAEYARLADVIITSAPYYSRPLDLTTRIEKADSVCSSFNSDP, from the coding sequence ATGAACCCAGCGAGGCTGTTTGAACTCTACCTTGATGAGGACTGCCCTTACTTTGATGAGACATGTGAACTCCTGGGAATTGAGGGAAAAGGAACCATGGAGGTAATCTCCAGGGAGAAAGGAATAGCCACCTGCACGGAGGAGCTCTCCTCCTTTCTCTCTTCCCTCGGCCTGAACGTTCGATTCCTACCAAGTGGAAGCGAATTTGATACGGGCTCAACGCTCCTTCAAGCGGAAGGTGACTTGAAGACACTCTTCAAGGTCTGGCGGGTTTCCCAGACCTTTCTTTCAATAACCTGCGCAATAGCAACAGAAACGAGGAAGCTCGTTGAGAAAGCCAGAAAAGTGAACCCGGACGTTATCATAGCCACGACGCGGAAAGCCCACCCTGGGATGCGGTACTTCGAGATTAAGGCCGTTAGGATTGGCGGCGGGGAAGTCCACAGGAACTCGCTCAGCGACTCGGTACTCATAACCCAGAACCATCTTCAAGTTGTTAGCCCGCTTGGAAAACTCAAATCCATGAAGAAGATTGAAATCGAGCCGAGAACCGCGGAGGAGGCCGTGAAGTACTCCGCGGTTGCAGACCTTCTCCTTCTCGACCACTTCACGCTCGATGAGCTTGAGGCTCTCGTCCCAAGGCTTAGAAAGCTGAACCCAAAGCTTGAGATAGCCGTTGCAGGAGACATAAACGAAGAAAACGTAGCGGAATACGCCCGCCTTGCGGACGTTATCATCACAAGCGCGCCCTACTATTCGAGGCCACTGGATTTAACGACAAGGATAGAAAAGGCAGACTCGGTTTGTTCCTCTTTTAATTCTGACCCTTAA
- a CDS encoding class I SAM-dependent methyltransferase codes for MKRSSEKTFGFDHFRRFTKTLLDPEKALREIGLKKGDTLLDAGCGEGSFSIPAAQIVGDSGKVYAVDVSEEAINTLKKEARKKGIKNIEAFAGDITKRLPIEDGSIDVCMMANILHGLVAAKKAESTLKEVFRVLAPSGILAVVDFKKVDDPPGPPKSIRMTPEEVEGIISRYGFEKERVAEVGKYHYAVVFKKLH; via the coding sequence ATGAAGAGGAGTTCTGAAAAGACTTTTGGGTTTGACCATTTTAGGCGTTTTACTAAAACACTCCTTGATCCTGAAAAAGCTCTTAGAGAGATTGGGCTCAAAAAAGGTGACACCCTGCTGGATGCCGGATGTGGGGAGGGAAGCTTTTCTATTCCCGCCGCACAGATTGTTGGAGACAGCGGTAAGGTATACGCCGTGGATGTTTCCGAGGAAGCAATAAATACCCTCAAAAAAGAGGCCAGGAAGAAGGGTATTAAAAATATTGAAGCATTCGCCGGGGATATAACTAAAAGGCTGCCCATAGAGGACGGAAGTATCGATGTGTGTATGATGGCAAACATCCTGCACGGGCTTGTTGCAGCCAAAAAGGCTGAGAGCACATTAAAAGAGGTATTTAGAGTGCTGGCACCCAGCGGCATTCTTGCTGTAGTCGATTTTAAAAAAGTTGATGACCCACCGGGCCCACCAAAGTCCATTAGAATGACACCTGAGGAAGTTGAGGGGATTATCAGCAGATACGGGTTTGAAAAGGAGAGAGTTGCTGAGGTTGGAAAATATCATTATGCAGTCGTATTCAAAAAACTGCATTGA
- a CDS encoding AbrB/MazE/SpoVT family DNA-binding domain-containing protein, with product MIEIQKGKYIFGTVKVGQRGQVVIPKEAREVFNIKTGDLLLVVGDEAKGLALVKAESMKKLALSILNELGGDKDE from the coding sequence ATGATTGAGATTCAGAAGGGTAAATACATATTTGGAACCGTCAAGGTCGGGCAGAGGGGCCAGGTAGTCATCCCAAAGGAAGCTAGAGAGGTTTTCAACATAAAAACGGGCGATTTGCTCCTCGTTGTTGGGGACGAAGCAAAGGGTCTTGCGCTTGTGAAGGCAGAATCTATGAAAAAGCTCGCCCTAAGCATACTCAATGAACTCGGAGGAGATAAGGATGAATGA
- a CDS encoding class I SAM-dependent methyltransferase: MNEAKPEPNWAFKMIELIHDNPLMRRLRNPYRMLKDAGLEKGMKVLEVGCGPGVFTIPAAELVGENGVVYAIDIHPRAIEKVREKAQRAGAKNVIPILANAAKTGLPDESIDLAFVFGLKHAAGGLESIIREIHRVLKPGGILAYETRSSKIKTLIKKLGFEFLEKKGNILRFRKL, encoded by the coding sequence ATGAATGAGGCAAAGCCCGAACCAAATTGGGCATTTAAGATGATAGAACTCATCCATGACAACCCTTTGATGAGAAGACTGAGGAACCCTTATCGAATGCTCAAGGACGCAGGACTTGAAAAAGGTATGAAAGTTCTCGAAGTGGGTTGTGGGCCCGGTGTCTTCACAATTCCCGCCGCGGAACTCGTTGGAGAAAACGGCGTTGTTTACGCGATTGATATACATCCCAGGGCTATTGAGAAGGTACGAGAGAAAGCACAAAGAGCGGGTGCTAAGAACGTGATCCCGATATTGGCAAACGCAGCTAAAACAGGCCTACCAGATGAGAGCATCGACCTAGCTTTTGTATTCGGATTGAAGCATGCTGCCGGTGGTCTTGAGTCTATAATTCGCGAGATTCACCGTGTTCTGAAGCCCGGTGGGATCTTAGCCTATGAGACTCGCAGTTCAAAGATAAAAACCCTCATAAAAAAATTAGGCTTTGAGTTCCTCGAAAAGAAAGGGAATATTTTAAGATTTAGAAAGCTGTGA
- the feoB gene encoding ferrous iron transport protein B — MKVLLVGQPNVGKSSLLNALTGAKVIVSNYPGTTVEVSSGKAVINGEKYVFLDTPGAYSLSPSSEEEKVTDRMVLEGDYDFVIQVVDATSLERSLIMTLQLAELGVPMILTLNFWEEAEARGIIINSRRLEEKLGVPVVRINPVKGKLDELVNRLGEARKGKVKVTYDDHIEEVIGEVEARLGDTGRLLKRGVAAKLVENDPVARELFGFKGLDEIRERHRKEHPKVETDIMVTRAGYASLIARGVQRIVSHGWRLNWLDNLIINNPVGSIIFTLAVFTGIFAALLYLGGWFQDILGGWFDSILNSLTPWLQSQNYLVRLLVENSFTGLAAGISVAVPYIFIFYFILAFLEDSGILSRFIVVLNKLMDKLGLPGKSVIPIMLGFGCTVPAIRATRVLPEFRDRLKVAIIYMTVPCSSRSGIIFGVVGHYAGAAYAIGIYVASFIVFVITAKLLNVVIPPERIPMVEELPPYRRPLLKNITLKAWIRMQDFVYIVIPLLIAGGMAYGGLLYLNLVQPLIGPFRPLTEGWLHIPAETIVPLIYGFLQKDLVPAMLANVLGTTNFSAVMSNIQLFTFGLASTFQVPCIIAFSMLAREFGLKRALIIEVTAFAYGMIWAGIIGRIVALALGTPF; from the coding sequence ATGAAGGTACTGCTAGTAGGCCAGCCTAACGTGGGAAAGTCGAGCCTGCTCAACGCTCTCACCGGTGCTAAGGTGATAGTCTCAAACTATCCTGGGACGACGGTTGAGGTCAGCTCCGGTAAAGCGGTGATAAACGGCGAGAAGTACGTCTTCCTCGACACGCCTGGCGCTTACAGCCTTTCGCCCTCGAGCGAGGAGGAGAAGGTAACCGACAGAATGGTTCTCGAGGGTGATTACGACTTCGTCATCCAGGTGGTTGATGCAACCTCCCTTGAGAGAAGCCTCATAATGACGCTCCAGCTGGCCGAGCTGGGCGTTCCAATGATTCTGACCCTCAACTTCTGGGAGGAGGCCGAGGCTAGGGGGATCATCATAAACAGTCGCCGTCTCGAGGAAAAGCTTGGCGTTCCAGTCGTCAGAATAAACCCCGTCAAGGGGAAGCTCGACGAGCTCGTGAACCGCCTTGGAGAGGCCAGAAAAGGAAAAGTAAAGGTCACCTACGATGACCACATCGAGGAGGTCATTGGAGAAGTTGAAGCGAGGCTCGGCGATACTGGAAGGCTCTTGAAGCGCGGAGTGGCTGCAAAGCTGGTCGAGAACGACCCCGTTGCCAGGGAGCTCTTTGGGTTTAAGGGCCTCGACGAAATCAGGGAGAGGCACAGGAAGGAGCACCCGAAGGTAGAGACCGACATAATGGTCACCCGCGCGGGTTATGCAAGTTTGATAGCGAGAGGGGTCCAGAGGATAGTCTCCCACGGCTGGCGCCTGAACTGGCTGGACAACCTTATAATAAACAACCCCGTTGGGAGTATAATCTTCACCCTCGCAGTCTTTACTGGCATCTTCGCGGCCCTCCTTTATCTCGGAGGCTGGTTTCAGGACATCCTTGGGGGATGGTTTGATTCAATACTCAACTCGCTCACACCCTGGCTTCAAAGCCAGAACTACCTCGTGAGGCTCCTCGTTGAGAACAGCTTCACGGGGCTCGCCGCGGGGATAAGCGTTGCAGTGCCGTACATATTCATCTTCTACTTCATCCTCGCGTTCCTTGAAGACAGTGGAATATTGTCGAGGTTTATAGTCGTCCTCAACAAGCTCATGGACAAGCTCGGCCTTCCAGGAAAGTCGGTTATACCCATAATGCTCGGATTCGGTTGCACCGTTCCGGCGATACGCGCCACGAGGGTTCTGCCTGAGTTCAGGGATAGGCTCAAGGTTGCAATCATCTACATGACCGTTCCCTGCTCGTCCCGTTCCGGGATTATCTTCGGCGTCGTCGGTCACTACGCAGGGGCGGCCTACGCGATAGGCATCTACGTAGCGTCGTTCATCGTCTTCGTCATAACGGCCAAGCTCCTCAACGTCGTCATACCCCCTGAGAGAATTCCGATGGTGGAAGAGCTACCGCCGTATAGGAGACCTCTACTCAAGAACATCACCTTGAAGGCGTGGATAAGGATGCAGGACTTCGTTTACATAGTCATTCCCCTGCTGATAGCGGGAGGAATGGCCTACGGTGGGCTTCTCTACCTGAACCTCGTCCAGCCCTTAATCGGGCCCTTCAGGCCGCTGACAGAGGGATGGCTCCACATCCCGGCGGAAACGATAGTGCCCCTGATATACGGCTTCCTCCAGAAGGATTTGGTTCCTGCAATGCTCGCCAACGTCCTCGGAACGACGAACTTCTCAGCGGTCATGAGCAACATCCAGCTGTTCACATTTGGCTTGGCATCGACCTTCCAAGTGCCGTGCATAATAGCCTTCTCGATGCTCGCCAGAGAGTTCGGCCTCAAGAGGGCGCTGATAATCGAGGTAACTGCCTTTGCCTACGGGATGATATGGGCTGGGATCATCGGAAGGATAGTTGCTCTGGCCTTGGGAACACCTTTCTGA
- a CDS encoding FeoA domain-containing protein translates to MPEWKRLLIEDILRLAKEKGEPPKVRDVMEDSKVGEEDVKSAVKEMEELGLANFRDGQILLTDKGEKTAEVIYNYHKTVERLFGHGTAHVFEHMGDRVSYLQRAESARPLEELPEGEEHVLVSMNVENPKVIARLLGVGLSPGSVFRIIRKRKDAIILEVNGRLVIIDGELSKRLFGVRRDEGTASRPA, encoded by the coding sequence ATGCCAGAGTGGAAACGGCTTCTCATCGAGGACATCCTCAGGCTGGCCAAGGAAAAGGGAGAACCTCCCAAGGTCAGGGATGTCATGGAGGACAGCAAGGTCGGTGAGGAAGACGTTAAGAGTGCAGTTAAGGAGATGGAGGAGCTCGGCCTTGCGAACTTCAGGGACGGGCAGATACTTCTGACAGATAAAGGTGAAAAGACCGCAGAGGTCATATACAACTACCACAAAACCGTCGAGAGGCTCTTTGGGCACGGGACGGCGCACGTCTTTGAGCACATGGGGGACAGGGTGAGCTACCTTCAGAGAGCCGAGAGCGCGAGGCCCCTTGAGGAGCTCCCGGAGGGAGAGGAGCACGTCCTCGTCAGCATGAACGTGGAGAACCCAAAGGTCATAGCTAGACTACTCGGCGTTGGACTCAGCCCTGGGAGCGTTTTCAGAATAATCCGGAAGAGGAAGGACGCTATAATCTTGGAAGTGAACGGTAGACTTGTCATAATAGACGGAGAGCTCTCAAAAAGGCTCTTTGGGGTGAGGAGAGATGAAGGTACTGCTAGTAGGCCAGCCTAA
- a CDS encoding ATPase domain-containing protein, which translates to MIVKLDAEWLKRILPKGFPTNTSTLVSGPGGSGKPLIGYIFASEWLRRGGRVAFILTSTTLEYLTNTMGLLGTDLDDYYGKVFTIELDPTIEGIEIVKDDHIRANFVKPDVWDEALSLANIYLSNTPSELGTMVVGAALNLLFFSPTYGRAIHEKIKGTLAVDKKKTYFFAVNTDVFKDMVEELEKAADNLMFSRSEKPMRLFLRIERIKGAPFSKEEVEVPLSREILEEIRREAERGKKNLIPAIKRL; encoded by the coding sequence ATGATAGTGAAGCTTGATGCTGAGTGGCTTAAGAGGATACTCCCCAAGGGCTTTCCGACGAACACATCAACGCTGGTGAGCGGGCCAGGAGGCTCTGGGAAGCCTCTCATTGGTTATATCTTCGCCTCGGAGTGGCTTAGGAGGGGCGGCAGGGTCGCGTTCATTCTCACGAGCACCACCCTTGAGTACCTCACAAACACGATGGGACTCCTTGGAACAGATTTAGACGACTACTACGGGAAGGTCTTCACGATAGAGCTGGATCCAACGATAGAGGGAATCGAGATAGTGAAAGACGACCACATACGGGCAAACTTTGTAAAGCCGGACGTCTGGGATGAAGCGCTCTCGCTGGCCAACATCTACCTCAGCAACACCCCAAGCGAGCTTGGAACGATGGTGGTTGGCGCAGCCCTCAACCTGCTCTTCTTCTCCCCGACCTACGGGAGGGCCATCCACGAGAAGATCAAGGGAACCCTCGCGGTTGACAAGAAGAAGACCTACTTCTTCGCGGTGAACACAGATGTCTTCAAGGACATGGTCGAGGAGCTCGAAAAGGCCGCCGACAACCTAATGTTCAGCAGAAGTGAAAAGCCGATGAGGTTGTTCCTGAGGATCGAAAGGATTAAAGGAGCCCCCTTCAGCAAGGAGGAGGTGGAGGTTCCTCTCTCGCGGGAAATCCTGGAGGAGATCAGAAGGGAAGCGGAAAGGGGCAAGAAGAACCTCATACCCGCTATAAAGAGACTGTGA
- a CDS encoding regulator of amino acid metabolism, contains ACT domain protein, translated as MLLVEEYFKHYPARKKVAEALVRYGIRVRHGKTYCGNVEVPISELARVIGVNRKIIYHTVEMVERHNALRLFFEKLEPELRIEEIAPMMNWEVLEVELDENAHKEATARILEILSKEKGRLISAHLRNLYGETPRLSVVVDRPLRSETIARIKDVPGAKKLLLRTPEKDKLRLVCTFCEVEYCPRRLERGDVYED; from the coding sequence ATGCTTCTGGTGGAGGAGTACTTTAAGCACTATCCTGCAAGGAAGAAGGTGGCCGAGGCCCTAGTGCGCTACGGCATCAGGGTCAGGCACGGGAAGACGTACTGCGGCAATGTTGAGGTGCCGATAAGCGAACTGGCCCGGGTTATAGGGGTCAACCGGAAGATAATCTACCACACAGTCGAAATGGTAGAGAGGCACAACGCCCTCAGGCTGTTTTTTGAAAAACTTGAACCAGAGCTCAGGATCGAGGAGATAGCACCGATGATGAACTGGGAGGTTCTCGAAGTCGAGCTTGACGAGAACGCCCACAAAGAAGCAACCGCCAGAATCCTCGAAATCCTTTCCAAGGAAAAGGGAAGGCTCATCTCTGCCCATCTCAGGAACCTCTACGGGGAAACGCCGCGGCTCTCGGTGGTCGTCGACCGTCCCCTCCGGAGTGAGACCATAGCCCGGATAAAGGACGTCCCGGGTGCCAAAAAGCTCCTCCTGAGAACCCCGGAGAAGGATAAACTCAGGCTCGTTTGCACCTTCTGCGAGGTGGAGTACTGCCCGAGGAGGCTTGAACGGGGCGATGTCTATGAGGATTAG
- the hisC gene encoding histidinol-phosphate transaminase produces MRIRKNVRYLPKPSFSPKVPARVRLDRNENPFDLPPGLKKELMGELSKIPLNRYPPAYPKELEEKIAEFHGLEPENVMVANGSDELIGLILKVFDGDHILISSPTFGMYGFFATLEGIETVDVPLEEDFRLGDIEAFSENARVIFICSPNNPTGNVQPRKRIIEVLETGVPVVLDEAYAEFAGESNTDLVKDYDNLIVLRTFSKAFGLAGARIGYAVASEETMDYLRRVLPPFSVSSLSLRAAEFMLGHTDYVNHVIRYIIDERERLYREFKEYAYPSRANFLLMRLDAHDFLLERGIAVLKLSGRLEGHIRVTVGKKEENDALIENLKEFIEKEEKLGVGD; encoded by the coding sequence ATGAGGATTAGGAAAAACGTGAGGTATCTCCCCAAACCCTCCTTTTCCCCCAAAGTTCCAGCGAGGGTAAGGCTCGATCGGAACGAGAACCCCTTTGATCTCCCGCCGGGGCTGAAAAAGGAGCTTATGGGAGAGCTCTCGAAAATCCCGCTCAACCGCTATCCACCTGCATATCCAAAGGAGCTTGAGGAAAAGATAGCGGAATTCCACGGTCTCGAACCCGAAAACGTCATGGTCGCCAACGGGAGCGATGAGCTAATCGGCCTCATCCTGAAGGTCTTCGACGGGGATCACATCCTCATAAGCTCGCCCACATTCGGGATGTACGGGTTCTTCGCCACACTCGAGGGGATTGAAACGGTTGATGTTCCCCTCGAAGAGGACTTCCGGCTCGGTGATATTGAGGCCTTCTCCGAAAACGCGAGGGTGATCTTCATCTGCTCGCCCAACAACCCCACCGGCAACGTTCAGCCGAGGAAGAGGATAATAGAGGTTCTGGAAACTGGTGTCCCTGTTGTCCTCGACGAAGCCTACGCCGAGTTCGCCGGTGAGAGCAACACCGACCTCGTTAAGGACTACGACAACCTAATCGTCCTCAGGACTTTCTCGAAGGCCTTCGGTCTGGCCGGGGCGAGGATAGGGTACGCCGTTGCGAGCGAGGAGACGATGGATTACCTTAGACGCGTCCTTCCCCCGTTCAGCGTTAGTTCATTGTCCCTCAGGGCCGCGGAGTTCATGCTGGGACACACTGACTACGTCAATCACGTCATCCGCTACATCATTGACGAAAGGGAGAGGCTCTACCGCGAGTTCAAAGAGTACGCCTATCCAAGCAGGGCTAACTTCCTGCTGATGAGGCTCGACGCCCACGACTTCCTGCTTGAGAGGGGGATAGCGGTGTTGAAGCTCTCAGGGAGGCTTGAAGGCCACATCAGGGTCACAGTTGGCAAAAAGGAGGAGAACGACGCACTGATAGAAAACCTGAAGGAGTTCATAGAGAAAGAGGAAAAGTTAGGGGTAGGGGATTAG